TTGAACTGTCTGTAACTATTTTCATGTTCTGTAGAATTATCATAGTATGTGAACAAAAGACTGTCCTGTTAGAAACAGGATGGTCCCGGTGACTATTACCTATCCATATAGCAACTGGTCTTGAGTGCTGGAAAATTGATATGGAAGTCATGGTTGTGGCGTTACATTATGTTCTGAAACGCCTGTTTATTCTACGAATAATAGTGTTTCAGAAAATCATTAAGTGAAGTGGTTCTGAACATGTTTTTAACAGTTGTAGGCTAATGTTTTATCTATGTATCTATTCAGACATACAGTACCATATTATGAATCGCGATGTAGGAAACTGAGTTTGATATACTGCTTGTGTACATGAAGAACCCAAAAATCATTTCATCCACCTCACTTTTAGGCAGCCTAATGTAGTCCAGTGTCAAAGGATTGTACACATAAAGTGCATTACTAAACAAAGTATCACTTATGCACAATAGTCTTTCACAAGAACCAAACACTTTGAATCTTGATATACTGTATGCAAAAGGGATGCTGATTTTCCTTAAAACATCTTCAACACCATGATCAGAGAATTCAAGAAAGTAAAGTTGTAAAATTCAACAGCTCTGGATCATGAGACAAGTTGTAAAATGATTTGCAAACAAATGTGAATCGAAATAAGATGTTACGGGAAGCCTGGATGCAATGTCAATGACAATTTCTTGAGGCAGACAATCAAATCCATATTTAGAGGAAGCTACTTCTTCAGATTGACaattcatattcttcatttgtGTATCCATTACTAATACACAAAAGAAGTTGGGATGACATACTGCTTGTGTACCTGAAGAAGTTACGAGTTTAGGTGATCTCCAATGAACTACAGAGAGATTCACACCATCATTGATTTTGAAACTTTACATATTAAGTATCTAATGAACATGAAAATGCTGTAATTTTCAAGTAAACACGTCTAAAATGCTCGAGTTAGATATCAAACATACATTAAGAAGATCACATAATCTAGAAAACATAGTACTAATTAGAAtgaaaatcaaaatgaaaagaCACCAAGTATGATCTGATTTTGCTACAGATCTTCAGAGTCAGGGATATCAGCCCAATTAAGGCAGCCAACATGAACGATTGCCCGAAAAGTATTAGGCATCTCCTAAAGACACAATTTGTAGGATCATATGAAACACTTTCTCCCTTCTAGCTTCCTCTTGCTTAGTTGAATCTTACGATCTTAGTTAACGATCTTGGGCTAGCAGAAGGTTTACCAATTGTACTTTTCTTCTGCTATTCTCTACAACATGTGCAAATTCAATAGCTATGGATGATGAGACAAGTTGTAAAATGATTTGCGAACAAATGtgaattgaagtaaagatgTTATGGCAAGCCTGGATGCAATGTCAATGACAATTTCTTGAGGAAGGCAAGCAAATCCATATTTATAGTCAGTAACAAATGAGTATGCTCTTAAATACTATGTCTTTTAGTGTTTCAAGAGCCATCTTTTAGGAACTTGTAATGTATTCAGTGTTTACTTTGTTATTTGTGCACAAAGTAGGACTCTTGAATTTCTCTTTTGACAATTATGTTATAGATATGCTTTGAATTAGTGATGTGCATCATCTTATGACACAAATCTGTACTTCTGGTCACGGCTTGCAAGTTCGATgacatatttgaattttttttcgcTCTTTAATCCAAATATCTTATAAGTTCAAATCCAACAAACTCTTAAATACTATCGTATTGTCGGACTCAAATTCTAAAGATTCTCATAACAGACTCGATACGTTTTGAACTGTTTGTAACTATTTACATGTTCTGTATTGATTATCATAGTAAGTATGTGAACAAAGACTGTCATGTTAGAACAAGTATAAGATTCCAATTTCCATGCTATATGCCAAATTCTTGATTATATCCAAGTTTGctttaaaatattcttattttttttaaagactatcttaaaagaaaatatattaaaatccTCCTGAATTATATTCCTTCGGCTAATTTAAGTATCAGTAGAGATGAAAACAGTagataataatttcttttgatttgttcTAGCTTTGTTGGATAAAGTTACTTGCTACGTGTTAGTGTGAGGTCAGATATAGTGTGTAATGAGTTAAGGTCCGCACCcgattattaagaaaaaaagtcAGTGTCATGAGCAAGAATATGCTTTAGCTATCCAAAAGAATATGCTATACAACTTTGTTTCTAAAACAAGAAGAATCCATAAAATTCATCACCTAcaatagtcttttttttttttgtcaaaaacattttaattttctccatttccaaaTTCCTTCATTTTCTCTGTTTTATGGATATACaaatcaagaaacacaaatTTCAATATGATCAAACTCATCTTATACATGGATTTAATTCCCTACCTCAAGAAATTATCCTTGACATAGCCTCAAGGCTTCCTATAACATCTTTAGTCCAATTCATATTATCTTGCAAATCATTTTACAACATGTTACATGACATAAACCTTGTGAATATGCACAAGAATCGCGTAGTAGAGACCGGTCCTTGCATCATTATACACGCGGATTACCCTTTGAGGAATCAACTCTATTTTCTTGAATTCTCTGATCATCGCGATGTTGTGAGGAAAATCAGGACACCTTTTGCTAACTATGTGCCTGAATTTAAAGTGGTTGGTTCATGTCAAGGACTATTATGCATATGTGATTCTTTGTTTAGTGATGCACTATATGTATACAATCCTTTTACAAGGGATTACAAACAACTCCCTAGATCAATCGAATTCGAGGTACAAAAATTGGTTTTTGGTTTTGGATTTCATCCTGTTACTAAAGAGTATAAAGTGATCAAGATCATAAACTATGCCAACATGTATTATAATGAACCTGGAGGACGTTATCATCGTAGGTTTCGAGTCCCTTTCTTTGGTAAATCAGATGTTCAAGTACTTATTCTTGGTACTAACAACAAATGGAGGAGCGTTGGAGAAGTTGTTTATCGTTTTGATCAGAGTTCTCAAGGAATTCTGTTGAACGGGAAGATGCATTGGTTGACTCGATTTGGTAAGTATCATGGACGTCGTGATAGGCTTATTGTTTCGTTTGATTTGGGTAACGACGTGTTTGGTGAAGTACCaaaagttgattttgatgtcaagCCAAGAATTGTTCAGTATCATTTAGCAGTACTTGGAGATTGTCTTGCTGTTGCTCTAACTTTGCCTCATTATAAAGGGGGAGGATTTGAAATTTGGGTAATGAGAGAATATAATGTGAAAGAATCTTGGATGAAAGAGTTTAGAATTGGAGCTTATACACCAAATCCAAATTGTGTAACACAACATGTGCAACCATTGGTGAAAGTTTTATGTTTGTTGAAGAATGGAGAGATCTTGTTAGAGTACAAAGGTGGAAATCTTGTTGCATATGATCCTAAGACTTGTGTCTTTAGGACTTTAAGGTTTCAACGGATGCCTGATTtgtttcaaacatttgttcatgTTGGTTGTCTTAATTGGATTGATATTCCACCTCAGGGGCGGAGCTAGCTAGGATGGGAAGTAGGGGTTCGGCAGAACTCAGTAACTTTGGTTCAAATCCTGTATATTTGTTAAAAGATCCATTGGAATATGTGTAGAATTGGATCATCAAACTTGTTTTGGGGTTCCCTCTTGGTGTATGGTACACGCATTGGGGTCCAACTAAAACTAGATTCGCGTTGGATAGTGGGGTAAAATGATTCCTAACAAAGGCGACTCTGTATCTagatcatcaaacttatcacaAACCTTTATTAAAGCTTAGTCATATATGTTTAATGACATTTCAACTTTGTTGCTTTGTCTTCTGAAAATTGTTCTGTGTGTAATATACAATAGAAGTTGCTTATTTCAGTTATATATGTTTAAAGATCTTCTGATTATGTCATCCCGTGTTTGATATCAACGTTGAACATTTAGAGTACTCATATCGGAAAATCATAGCCTGTAAAAGGAGTGGTTTCAGTAGAAGTTGGTTCCTCAAAAGTCATGATTGAGATGCCATAAATAAAGTCCTCAAAAGTGTGAACTGTATCACCATCTGTTTGACAATGTCTAGTTTTCGAGTTGTTACCTGAAGCATGTTTTTGCTTTTGTCAAAAGACTGATTATGTATATCTGTGCTATATGTTGATCGAATCCCCTTGGCTTCTTAGTGTGTTTACTTCTGCGTACTTCTGAGATCTCAAAATCTTCATTTTGGCCTTAAATTTTTTGTCAATTCCATGTTCTTCATTAACAAATAAGGAAGGGCAACATCGGGTCACTAATATTGCATCGATAGTATAGAATTATATACATCGTCAATATAAGAAAAACCAACGAACATGATTGGCCGACATAACATACCAAACCCTTGATTCATACAAACACAAACCTTCCAAATGCTACACTCCACCATTTGGACACTTCCCTTTACCATTTTCCTCTGCAAAAAAAGTCACCATATAAATTCTAACATTTTCTTCTTTGGACTTTGTTCCTTAGTCGCCCGTTCGGCTCCCTTTCTACATCATgtatgaaaatttaataaacaaaatgCCAAATACTAGCCATTTTCTTCCTATATCTACACATTTCAACCCCTCATAAGTCATAACAAGTGAGAAAAAAAGTCCTCCTTTCTTCGTCGTGGCATGAACTAATTTGCTTGGTTCAATTCCGCCCCTAAAACTAGCTCCTACTCCTTCATGGGAAGGCCGAACAACGATCCTACTATTTCAGGTCCTTCAATTGTACTGCTGCAACAAAGATTCAGACAATTGGAAAAAGCAAAAGAGCAGAGAAAAAACAGAACAAGTAAATTGTTCTCACAGCCTCAACTGATGACACAAATCAAGAATCATGCATCTGTCAAGCCAGAATTCACACACGAACTGATTTTCGATCAGAAATGATCGATTCTGATCAAGATAAGTTCTTTCTTGAACTCAGTTTGAATAACAAACACAGAAGCTACCAAGTCAGAAAGACTCAACCTTTGTGGCGAGCGTTGACAGCTAaatgtaaatatgaaaattCTGAGATTGATACTTCTCTCCATCTATAGCGCACACGCGATACTT
This portion of the Solanum pennellii chromosome 12, SPENNV200 genome encodes:
- the LOC107006890 gene encoding F-box protein At3g07870-like, translating into MHKNRVVETGPCIIIHADYPLRNQLYFLEFSDHRDVVRKIRTPFANYVPEFKVVGSCQGLLCICDSLFSDALYVYNPFTRDYKQLPRSIEFEVQKLVFGFGFHPVTKEYKVIKIINYANMYYNEPGGRYHRRFRVPFFGKSDVQVLILGTNNKWRSVGEVVYRFDQSSQGILLNGKMHWLTRFGKYHGRRDRLIVSFDLGNDVFGEVPKVDFDVKPRIVQYHLAVLGDCLAVALTLPHYKGGGFEIWVMREYNVKESWMKEFRIGAYTPNPNCVTQHVQPLVKVLCLLKNGEILLEYKGGNLVAYDPKTCVFRTLRFQRMPDLFQTFVHVGCLNWIDIPPQGRS